A single Acidaminococcus sp. DNA region contains:
- a CDS encoding polysaccharide deacetylase family protein, producing the protein MSKHKFWKVLGIICVVLVAFCVWAYQDFKQFCVTSVPIFAYHRVEEKKDLYSMPPEDFRQQMAYLKEKGYKTLKLGEYAQRRKKGDTFHNECVLIFDDGYEDNLTIAAPIMKEFGYIGNMYMAGMYEGWPGYLTWDQEVELAKWGWELGSHTFIHKPMTTLEPAERLADLKKSHDHMLGLYYSNNGVTLSYPNGACNDAVAEDVKKAGYVAAVTGKIGVNTDADPLLQLRRVNVFHLKSKNLEHFKKGLLKAQLISWFYSKTGYDMNKFLIWYYSKK; encoded by the coding sequence ATGAGTAAACACAAGTTTTGGAAAGTATTGGGAATCATCTGCGTCGTTTTAGTGGCATTCTGCGTCTGGGCATATCAGGACTTCAAGCAGTTCTGTGTCACGTCGGTGCCTATTTTTGCGTACCACCGGGTAGAGGAAAAAAAAGACCTGTACTCCATGCCGCCCGAGGATTTCAGGCAGCAGATGGCTTATCTCAAGGAAAAAGGTTATAAGACCCTTAAATTGGGAGAATATGCACAGCGCCGCAAAAAAGGTGATACCTTCCATAATGAGTGTGTACTCATTTTTGATGATGGATATGAAGACAACCTGACCATTGCCGCTCCCATCATGAAGGAATTTGGCTATATAGGCAACATGTACATGGCGGGAATGTACGAAGGATGGCCCGGTTATCTTACGTGGGACCAGGAAGTCGAATTGGCAAAGTGGGGCTGGGAACTGGGTTCCCATACGTTCATCCATAAGCCGATGACGACGCTGGAACCTGCCGAAAGACTGGCTGATCTTAAGAAATCCCACGACCACATGCTGGGACTTTATTATTCTAATAACGGAGTTACTCTGTCCTATCCTAACGGTGCCTGCAACGATGCCGTAGCAGAGGATGTAAAAAAAGCAGGATACGTGGCAGCCGTGACCGGTAAGATCGGTGTCAATACGGATGCTGATCCTCTTTTGCAGTTGCGTCGTGTCAATGTCTTCCATTTGAAGAGCAAGAATCTCGAACATTTTAAAAAGGGCCTTCTGAAAGCACAGCTGATCAGTTGGTTCTATTCAAAAACCGGTTATGATATGAACAAGTTCCTTATTTGGTACTATAGCAAAAAATAA
- the scfA gene encoding six-cysteine ranthipeptide SCIFF — translation MAKRIKTVNKEMLKKTLRCGGCGECPASCQSACKTSCTVGNQVCEKA, via the coding sequence ATGGCAAAGAGAATCAAGACTGTAAATAAAGAAATGCTGAAAAAGACCCTGCGCTGCGGCGGCTGCGGCGAATGCCCGGCTTCCTGCCAATCCGCTTGCAAGACTTCCTGCACGGTGGGCAATCAGGTCTGCGAAAAGGCTTAA
- the whiA gene encoding DNA-binding protein WhiA, which produces MSFSSDVKNEVARLEGEDQETECAELFGLLRISGSVSLSGQRVGLHFATENAALARRVLRLLKNNFAVQTEVIVTRSTRLKKNNRYQVHVVPSEEARAALSKLHILSPIAEAGAELLKKNASRRSFLRGVFLAGGSVSKPIGDYHLEIISDNLDMSRYICKIMKGFDLPARIVDRKKNFIVYLKEGNAIATFLSLIGAHGSYLEFENVRVLKDMRNQVNRVVNCETANLNKTVQAAVRQIAAIRVIEQKKGLEALPEALQEAARLRLNHQELSVGELAALTEDHIGKSGLNHRLKKLEELAGKLRKETNE; this is translated from the coding sequence ATGTCGTTTTCCAGTGATGTGAAGAATGAAGTTGCTCGCTTGGAAGGCGAAGACCAGGAAACAGAATGCGCTGAATTGTTTGGACTGCTGCGTATCAGCGGATCCGTGTCCCTGAGCGGGCAGCGGGTGGGACTGCATTTTGCTACTGAAAATGCGGCTTTGGCCCGCCGTGTACTGCGCCTTCTGAAGAATAATTTTGCTGTTCAGACGGAAGTTATTGTTACGCGGTCCACGCGGCTCAAAAAGAACAACCGCTACCAAGTCCACGTGGTGCCTTCTGAGGAAGCGCGGGCGGCACTCAGCAAACTGCATATTTTGTCTCCCATTGCGGAAGCCGGAGCAGAACTGCTCAAAAAGAATGCCAGCCGCCGATCTTTCCTGCGCGGTGTTTTTTTGGCAGGCGGATCTGTCAGTAAGCCAATTGGCGACTATCATTTGGAAATTATCAGCGATAACCTTGACATGAGCCGGTATATTTGTAAAATAATGAAGGGATTTGATTTGCCGGCGCGGATTGTTGACCGTAAAAAGAACTTTATTGTGTACCTTAAAGAAGGAAATGCCATTGCAACGTTTCTTTCTCTCATTGGAGCGCACGGTTCCTACCTAGAATTTGAAAATGTACGGGTGCTGAAGGATATGCGCAATCAGGTCAATCGGGTTGTGAACTGTGAAACGGCTAACTTGAACAAAACTGTTCAGGCGGCGGTACGTCAGATAGCAGCTATCCGGGTCATTGAGCAGAAGAAGGGACTGGAAGCTCTGCCGGAGGCCCTGCAGGAAGCAGCGCGTCTGCGTCTCAATCATCAGGAGCTGTCAGTTGGGGAATTGGCAGCCTTGACCGAAGACCATATTGGTAAATCGGGCTTAAATCACCGGTTGAAAAAATTAGAAGAGTTAGCGGGAAAATTAAGAAAGGAAACCAATGAGTAA
- the scfB gene encoding thioether cross-link-forming SCIFF peptide maturase, with translation MLIHRMHLDDNYVVLDVNSGAVHIIDKMIYDLLGFYDGTNAEATKAHFKGKYPDADIAEALDELKELQDQGLLFSPEFPVPETFKEEPVLKSLCLHVAHDCNLRCGYCFADTGDFGGHRALMSKEVAQKAIEFAIKGSKNRHNLELDLFGGEPLMNMPVVKFIVDYVRKREKETGKNIKLTLTTNGTLLTDEIIKYLNDNHVMLVLSLDGSKETHDRMRPYPGHVGSYDKAVEGFRKVISSRHNQNYYLRGTYTHYNTHFVDDVLAMLEVGSEISMEPVVGTNEPYVLTEDDWNVLDKEYEKLARIYLEKRRKGIPFDFFHFNVALDNGPCVAKRLAGCGAGHEYFAITPEGDIYPCHQFVGREKYKMGTLDTGIVKKDMVQYFRQMHVMKKPDCRECWARFFCSGGCHANADLANGTIEKPYAYGCRIQKKRLEMAIIVQALLTEDVKEGKKDERPIIDNFKYRVEE, from the coding sequence TTGTTGATTCATAGAATGCACCTGGACGACAATTACGTTGTCCTCGATGTCAACAGCGGAGCCGTTCACATCATTGATAAAATGATTTATGATCTGCTCGGCTTCTACGACGGAACGAATGCTGAAGCTACGAAAGCACATTTCAAGGGAAAATATCCTGATGCGGACATCGCAGAGGCACTGGATGAACTGAAGGAACTGCAGGATCAGGGACTGCTCTTCTCACCGGAATTTCCGGTACCTGAAACATTTAAGGAAGAACCGGTTTTGAAGTCGTTGTGTCTCCATGTGGCCCATGACTGTAACCTGCGCTGCGGCTACTGTTTTGCCGATACGGGCGATTTTGGGGGACATCGTGCCCTGATGAGCAAAGAAGTTGCTCAAAAGGCCATCGAATTTGCTATTAAAGGCAGTAAGAACCGCCATAACCTGGAACTTGATCTGTTTGGCGGCGAGCCGCTCATGAATATGCCCGTTGTGAAGTTTATCGTAGATTATGTCCGTAAACGCGAAAAAGAAACGGGGAAGAACATCAAACTGACGCTGACCACTAACGGGACGCTGCTTACCGATGAAATCATCAAGTACCTGAATGATAATCATGTCATGCTTGTCCTGAGCCTCGACGGCAGCAAGGAAACACACGACCGGATGCGTCCGTATCCCGGCCATGTAGGTTCTTACGATAAGGCCGTGGAAGGATTCCGGAAAGTTATTTCCTCCCGTCATAACCAGAATTATTATCTTCGCGGCACCTATACCCATTACAATACGCACTTTGTCGATGACGTGCTGGCCATGCTCGAGGTTGGTTCCGAGATTTCCATGGAGCCGGTGGTCGGGACCAATGAACCGTATGTTTTAACGGAAGATGACTGGAATGTTTTGGATAAAGAATATGAAAAATTAGCACGAATTTATTTGGAGAAAAGAAGAAAAGGGATTCCTTTTGATTTCTTCCATTTCAACGTGGCGCTCGATAACGGACCTTGTGTTGCCAAAAGACTCGCTGGCTGCGGTGCGGGCCATGAGTATTTTGCCATTACTCCGGAAGGGGATATCTATCCGTGCCACCAGTTTGTCGGCCGGGAAAAGTACAAGATGGGCACCCTTGACACGGGCATCGTGAAAAAAGATATGGTGCAGTATTTCCGTCAGATGCACGTGATGAAGAAACCAGACTGCAGGGAATGCTGGGCCCGTTTCTTCTGCAGCGGCGGCTGCCACGCTAATGCAGATCTGGCTAATGGAACAATAGAAAAGCCATATGCCTATGGCTGCCGTATCCAGAAGAAACGTCTGGAAATGGCAATCATCGTTCAGGCCCTCCTGACAGAAGATGTCAAAGAGGGTAAAAAGGACGAACGTCCGATCATCGATAACTTTAAATATCGTGTAGAAGAATAA
- a CDS encoding YvcK family protein, which produces MKWIKWLYPGLNLKRWLFLFGLGTVLACVGVTLIFNYQFVGLIESLVFNFIAYVGGEYYQSTITALGLFNVIIGIVFMCLGAAHVVKTVINSVMPGEKESLRELIFTQQKLDKGPSVVVIGGGTGLSVLLRGIKLITNNCTAVVTTADDGGSSGRLRREMGIIPPGDMRNCLVALADTEPVMERAMQYRFHDSESLTGHSLGNLFIAAMSDLEGSVEDGLASISQILKVHGRVWPNTSENIQLKAIMDDGSTVIGESAITASPHKIVRLMTEPENPKASQRAVDAIMHADAIILGPGSLYTSVLASLVVPGIRDAVVKSKAVKIYVCNVMTQPGETDGYGAYEHVKAIVDHMGVQCLDYVVVNVQKATPDQIAKYKEEGAELISPDIEKIEKLGIEAVPAKLLNDSDLVRHDPQKLAKTIIALIYRLRLFGKGMHFFDYFFARQTMQELHKKNKKKGA; this is translated from the coding sequence ATGAAATGGATTAAGTGGTTATATCCAGGCCTGAACCTGAAGCGGTGGCTCTTTCTTTTTGGGCTCGGCACGGTGCTGGCATGTGTTGGCGTCACTTTAATCTTCAACTATCAGTTTGTTGGTTTGATCGAGTCGCTGGTCTTTAACTTTATTGCCTATGTGGGCGGAGAGTACTACCAGTCAACGATTACGGCACTGGGACTGTTTAATGTCATTATTGGTATTGTCTTTATGTGCCTGGGGGCTGCCCATGTTGTAAAGACTGTTATCAATTCGGTCATGCCCGGGGAGAAGGAATCTCTCCGTGAATTGATTTTTACCCAGCAGAAATTGGACAAAGGCCCTTCCGTCGTAGTCATCGGGGGCGGTACCGGCCTTTCTGTGCTGCTGCGGGGAATCAAACTCATTACGAATAACTGCACGGCTGTTGTGACTACAGCCGATGACGGCGGATCTTCGGGACGACTGCGCCGTGAGATGGGCATCATTCCGCCGGGAGATATGCGTAACTGCCTCGTGGCGCTTGCAGATACAGAACCTGTCATGGAACGTGCCATGCAGTATCGTTTTCATGATAGTGAATCCTTGACCGGTCACAGTTTGGGAAACCTTTTTATTGCTGCCATGAGCGACTTGGAAGGCAGCGTGGAAGATGGACTGGCTTCCATCAGCCAGATTCTGAAGGTACATGGCCGTGTCTGGCCCAATACTTCGGAAAATATCCAGCTGAAAGCAATTATGGATGACGGAAGTACAGTTATTGGCGAATCGGCCATCACGGCATCTCCGCACAAAATTGTACGGCTCATGACGGAACCGGAAAATCCCAAGGCATCCCAGCGTGCTGTCGATGCTATTATGCATGCGGATGCTATTATCCTGGGACCGGGATCCCTTTATACGAGTGTCCTGGCAAGTCTTGTGGTACCGGGCATTCGTGACGCTGTAGTAAAATCCAAGGCAGTCAAGATTTATGTCTGCAATGTCATGACCCAGCCGGGCGAAACCGATGGCTACGGTGCCTATGAGCATGTGAAAGCGATTGTGGACCATATGGGTGTCCAGTGCCTTGACTACGTTGTGGTCAATGTGCAGAAGGCAACGCCGGATCAGATTGCCAAGTATAAAGAAGAAGGCGCTGAACTGATTTCTCCTGATATTGAAAAGATTGAAAAACTGGGTATTGAAGCTGTTCCGGCCAAACTTCTGAATGACAGTGACCTGGTTCGGCACGACCCACAGAAACTGGCGAAGACCATTATCGCGCTGATTTATCGGCTGCGTCTTTTTGGCAAAGGGATGCACTTCTTTGACTATTTCTTTGCGCGCCAGACAATGCAGGAGCTGCATAAAAAGAATAAAAAGAAAGGAGCCTAG